Within Azoarcus sp. DD4, the genomic segment GTTCGAGAACATCGGCGCCCAGGTGCTGCGCGAGGTCTCGCGCCAGACCAACGAGGTCGCCGGCGACGGCACCACCACCGCCACGGTGCTGGCCGACGCGCTGGTGCAGGGCGGCCTCGCCTGTGTCCAGGCCGGCGCCAAGCCGGTCGAACTGGTCAAGGGGCTGGATCTCGCGGTCGAGGAGACCATCGCCGCGCTCAAGTCCATGGCCATCCCGGTGCGCGGCCGCGAGGACGTGTTCGCGGTGGCGGTGGTCGCGGCCAACGAGGAGAGCACCGGTGCGCTGGTGGCCGAGGCGCTGGAACGGGTCGGCCCGGACGGCATCGTCGACGTCGAGTACGGCACCACCGTCGAGACCACGCTCGACGTGCTCGACGGCATGGCCTTCGACCGCGGCTACCTGTCGCACCACATGGTCACCGACGTCGAGAAGATGCAGGTGGTGCTGGACGATCCCTACATCCTGATGACCGACCAGCGCCTGCAGAGCCAGGAAGAGATTGCGGTGCTGCAGAGCCTGCTCGCCGGCAGCAAGCGGCCGCTACTCATCATCGCCGAGGAAGTGGCGCCCGCCTGCGTGGTCAGCCTGATGGCGTGGCGCGAGAAGACCGGCGTGCCGGTGGCGGCCATCCACCCGCCCGAGTACGGCCACTGGCGCAAGTCCATGCTGGAGGACATCTCCATCGTCACCGGCGGCAAGGTCATCGCGCGCGACCTCGGTGGCATGCTCAAGGACGTCACCCTGGCCGACCTCGGCAGCGCGCGCCAGGTACGGATCTCGTCCAACCAGACGGTGATCTCCGGCGGCGGCGGCAGCCACGAAGCGATCACCGCGCGGCGCAAGCAGGTGCAGCGCCAGTACGAGCTCGCACCGCAGAACATCGAGCGCGACAAGTTCCAGGACCGGCTTGCCAAGCTCACCGGCGGCACCGCGCTCATCCTCGCCGGCGGCGCCACGCCGGTGGAGCAGAAGCGCCGCGTGCTGCTGATCGAGGATGCCATCCATGCGGCGCGTGCCGCGATCGCCGAAGGCATCGTGCCCGGCGGCGGCGTCACCCTGCTGCAGGCGGCCGGCCGGCTCGAACAGTTGGTGGCGAACACCAGCGGCGGCGTGCAGCAGGGCGTGCGCCTGCTGCAGCGCGCCCTGTCGCGTCCGCTCTACCACATCGCCAGCAACGCCGGCCTGGATAGCGACAAGGTGGTGGAGCAGGCGATGCGTGCCGAACCGGGCCATGGCCTGGATGTGCGCAGCGGCGCCTTCGTCGACCTGGTGGCGGCAGGCGTGATCGATCCGGTCAAGGTCAGCTACACCGCGGTGCGCAATGCGGCGTCGGTCGCGGGCCTGATCCTCACCACCCAGACCCTGGTGGCGAAGAAGCCGGAGATCGTCGATCCCACCGCCGGCCCGGCCACCGGCGGCGGCGCCGAGCACTACGGCCGCGACTGAGTCCCGCCGGGTTCAGAGGCTCCGTCCTGCCCGGGAAACCGCACGCGGTGTCCCGGGCCTTCGTCCAATTTCGGGATGCTGACGCGATGAACGAGACTTCCGACCGCCACTACCCGGCGGCCTTCCTGCCGCTGTTCGTGCTCCCCAGGAGCCCGGTCCGGCGCCTGCAACGGGTGCTGGGCCTGGTGATCTGGATGGCCGGCCTGCTGATCTGGCTGTCCGGCGGCTTCTACGCCTGAAGCCGGTCCGTCCGGGTCGCCCGGACTATCCTGTCGGTGATAGTCCGGGTGCCTTTCCAGCCGTTGAATGAGGGTATTATTTACTGTCTGTAGCTGGGTCGAGCCAGCGAGATGCACGTCAGATGCATTGATCAAAAGAGACAGGGCGGGCCAGGCCGACGCCAGATCGGCCGTAGCCCGTCCGCTCCAAAGGAGTGAGACATGCGGGACGTTTCTTACCGAAAGTCCGGCGCTCGGCAGGCCGAGGCGGTGCAGTGCGGCTTCGGCATGCAGTTGGCCGGGAACGAGGACGTGGCGCTCGAGCGCGCCACCTACTCGGCCTGGGAGCGCTTCCTGACCGGCGAGCCGCTGACGCCGAGTGCGGTCGATTCGCCGGTGCTGGATTCCTGGACCCGCAGCCGCGCCGCCGGGGTCAACCCGGTCGGCCGCGCTGCACCGGTGGTGGCGCGCGGCGACGACATGGCGCCGCTGCGTCATCGCCATCGCGAACTGATGGCGGCCTCCGCCAACCTCTTCGCCCATACCTGCGACCTGCTGGCCGGGTCGCGTTCCATCGTGCTGCTCACCAGCCCCGAGGGCGTGGTGCTGGACGCCGCCGGCGATGCCGCGACGCTGGAGGCGGCACGCGACATCCACCTGATGACCGGCGGCAACTGGTGCGAGGCGGTGGTCGGCACCAACGGCATCGGCACCGCGATCGCCACCCGCTGCCCGACCCACATCCACGGCGCCCAGCACTTCTGCGAGGGCATCAAGGGCTGGACCTGTGCCGCGGCGCCCATCTTCGAGCCGGGCACGCAGGATATCCTCGGCGTGCTCGACATCTCCGGTCCGCCGCAGACCTACCAGCGCAACAACCTGCTGCTGGCGGTGTCGCTCGCCCACCAGATCGAAATGGTGCTGTCGCAGAGTGCGCTCGGCGAGCGCCTGCGCCTGCTCGAACAGTGCATGGGCAAGCTGTCGCTGACCGATGCCGCCGGCATGGTTGCGATCGACCGTCAGGGGCGGTTGATCCACTCCGCCGGGCGGGTGCCGCTGCCGGTGGGCGTGGGCGAACGGCTGCCCGGATTCCGGCCCCATGCCGACATCGAAGAGTGGGCCGAGCACCTGCCCGAAGGCCTGCGGCCGGAATGGCTGCATCCGGTGGTGTCGGGCGGGCGCACGGTGGGTGCGGTGGTGCTGGTTCCGGGGCGCGGCGTGCGTGGCTCGCCGGTGGCGCGGCTGGCCGAGCAGAGTTCCGAAGCCGACCCGCGGCGCTCCTGTTTCGACAGCATCCTCGGCCGCAGCACGGCGATGCAGGAAGCGACCGGCCTGGGCCGCAAGCTCGCCACCAAGCGGGTGCCGGTGCTGGTCGAGGGCGAGACCGGGGTGGGCAAGGAACTCTTCGCCCGCGCGCTGCACGGCGGCGAACACCTTGGCGGTCCCTTCATCACCTACAACTGCGGGGCGGCGTCGAAGGAGTTGATCGCCGCCGATCTGTTCGGCCATGTGCGCGGCGCCTTCACCGGCGCCACCAACGACGGCCGGCCGGGCCGCTTCGAACTCGCCAATGGCGGCACGCTCTGTCTGGACGAGATCGGCGAGATGCCGCTCGACCTGCAACCGGTGCTGCTGCGCGCGCTGGAGGAGGGCATCGTCTACCGCCTGGGCGACACCCAGCCGCGCCGGGTGGATGTGCGGCTGATCGCCATGACCAACCGCAACCTGCGCGACGAGGTGGCCGCCGGCCGCTTCCGCCGCGATCTCTACTACCGCATCGGCGTGACCCGCCTGCGCATCCCGCCGCTGCGCGAACGCGAAGGCGATCTTCCGCTGCTGGCCACGCACTTCGCCGAACAGCTCGCCGAGCGTCATGGCGTGGCGCGGCGACAGCTTGGCGCGGAGGTGCTGGAGGCGCTGGAAGCCTATTGCTGGCCGGGCAACGTGCGCGAACTGCGCAACGTGATCGAGTCCTTGCTGCTGATGTCGTCCGAGCCGACGGTGCGGCTGGACGAACTGCCGGAAGAGATCCTCGCCGCGGTGCCGCAGCGCGTGCGTCCGCCGGTGCCGGGGGTGGAGCCGGAGTGCGCCAGCCTGGAGGCGGCCGAGCGCTGCGCCATCCAGAAGGCGGTGATCAACTTCCAGGGCAATCTCGCCCAGGCGGCACGCCTGCTCGGCATTTCGCGCAGCACCCTGTACCGCAAGGTGGAACGTTACGGGCTGGAGGATTTCGTGCGTGCGGCGGGCGGCAACCTGGAGGCCGAAGGCGGCGGCGCGCCCGACTAAGCCGCATCTTCCTGTTGCGTATCTTCACCACTGCGGCCGCCGGGGCATACCCGGCGGCCGCAGTGCTTTGCAGGCCGCGCCTTGCCAGCGCAATGGCGGCCGGCCTGCCTGTCCCAATATCAGTCGTGCCCCGCGAGGCACGCTGGCGGTGGCGTCCGATCTTGGGACGCGGGTCATCCCGCGCGCGTGCGCTGCGGTCGGGTCTGGAAAATAAAGTCTATAAAATACAGTATGTTGCAGTGATTCTTCGGGTGTTGCGCGGCTTGGCACAGGGGTTGCAATAAGGCTTTCTGCAAGCTGCCGTCGTGCCGAGGGGAAGGGCTCTCCTCCTGTGAACGACCCCGACGCACGCGGCGCTTGCCTCCGAGAACCATAGAGGGAGACGCCCATGCCAAAGCCAAAACTCATCCACACCATGATCCGGGTCCTGGACCTGGACAAGTCCCTGGCCTTCTACCGCGATGCGCTAGCACTGGAAGAGGCCTACCGCCTCGACTTCCCCGACTTCGCGCTGGCCTACCTGCGCAACCCCGAGAACGACTTCGAGCTGGAACTCACGCTCAACAAGGGGCGCAGCGAGCCCTACACCCACGGCACCGGCTACGGCCACATCGCCGTCTGCGTAGACGACGTCGAGGCCGAGCATCGCCGCCTCGTCGCGCTGGGCCTGCTGCCCACCGACGTCAAGAGCTTCCGCGACGGCGACGCCCTGATCGCCCGCTTCTTCTTCATCCAGGACCCCGACGGCTACAAGGTCGAGGTGCTGGAACGCCACGGCCACTACCAGTGACCGCGGCCCCGGCAGCGCAGTAGCACCCCCATACCAACAAGGAGAGAGACAACATGTCCGAACATCCCGTATCCCTCGGCGCGCTCGCCGCGCCGCGCGTGACCCGGCGGGCCTTCCTCAAGGGCAGCGGCCTGCTCGTGGGCACCCTGTGGGCCAGTTCCAGCGCACTGCTGGCGCTCGCCCCGAGCCGCGCCTGGGCGCTGGAGCTGAAGAGCCTGGACCAGGCCACCGGTGAAGCGCTGCTCGGCTTCTGTCGCCGCATCTTCCCCCACGACAAGCTGGACGACGCCGTCTATGCACTGGTGGTGAAGGAGCTGGATGCCGCCGCTGCCAAGAGCCCCGAGACCCGCAAGCTGCTGGTGGACGGCGTCGCCACGCTGGCCCAGCTGGCGGGCGGCAACTGGGCGGGCGCACCGCTGGCCAAGAAGGACGCCATCGTCGCCAGCCTGGCCGGCAAGCCCTTCTTCCTGAAGGTGCATGGCACCGCGGTAGTGGCGCTCTACAACAACGAACTGGCTTTTGCCCACTTCGGCTACGAAGGCAATGCCTTCCAGCAGGGCGGCGGCTATCTGCTGCGCGGCTTCAACGACCTGAAGTGGCTGCCCAACCCGAGCGCCCAGGCCAGCCCGGCGCCGTTCGGCGCCTGACCCCGCATCCGAGGACAAGAACATCATGGCAACGTACAAGCACGACGACAATTCGGTAGTGGTCATCATCGGTTCGGGCGCCGGCGGCGGCACCCTGGCCAACGAGCTGTGCCAGAAGGGCGTGAAGGTGGTGGTGCTGGAGGCGGGCAAGCGCCAGTCGCCGGCCACCTTCATCAACGACGAGTGGGCCGCGTTCGGTCAGCTGTCGTGGACCGACAAGCGAACCACCTCCGGCAGCTGGCGGGTGGCGAAGGACTTTCCCAACCTGCCGGCCTGGATCTGCAAGACGGTGGGTGGCACCACCACGCACTGGGCGGGCGCCTCGCTGCGCTTCCAGGAGCACGAGTTCCAGGCGCGCACGGTGTATGGCGACGTCGCCGGCGCCAACCTGCTCGACTGGCCGCTGACGCTGAAGGAGCTGGAACCCTACTACGCGCGCGCCGAAGACAAGATGGGCGTGACGCGCACCACCGACATCCCCGGCCTGCCCGGCAACAACAACTTCAAGGTGTTCTATAACGGCGCCACCAAGCTGGGCTACGGCGCGACCACCGGGCGCATGGCGATCAACAGCCAGCCGCGCGCCGATCGCGGCGCCTGCCAGCAGTACGGCTTCTGTTTCCAGGGCTGCAAGAGCGGCGCCAAGTGGTCCACGCTCTATACGGAGATTCCCGCCGCGGAGAAGACCGGCAAGCTGGAGCTGCGCACCGAATGCCACGTCGCCCGCATCGAGCACGATGCCGCTGGCAAGGTCAGCGGTGTGGTGTATTTCGACAAGGACGGCAAGGAGCAGCGCCAGAAGGCGAGGGTGGTGTGCGTGGCCGGCAACGCCATCGAGACGCCGCGCCTGCTGCTGATGTCGGCCTCGAGCAAGTTCCCCAACGGGCTGGCCAACTCGTCGGGCCAGGTCGGCCGCAACTACATGCGCCACACCACCGGTTCGGTCTACGCCACCTTCGAGCAGGAGGTGCGCATGTACCGCGGCACCACCATGGCCGGCATCGTGCAGGACGAGGCGCACCACAACACCAAGCGCGGCTTTGCCGGCGGCTACGAGCTGGAGACGCTGTCGCTCGGCCTGCCCTTCATGGCCGCCTTCCTCAACCCCGGCGGCTGGGGCAAGGACTTCGCCGATGCCATGGACCACTACGCGCACATGGCGGGGCTGTGGATCGTCGGCGAGGACATGCCGCAGGAATCCAACCGCATCACCCTGCATGCCACCGAGAAGGACCAGTGGGGCCTGCCGGTGCCCAACGTGCACTACGACGACCACCCCAACGACGTCGCCATGCGCAAGCACGCCTACCAGCAGTCCACGGCGCTGTACCAGGCGGTGGGGGCGAAGAAGGTGTACGAGGTGCCGCCCTATCCCTCGACCCACAACCTGGGCACCTGCCGCATGAGCGCAAAGGCGCGTGACGGCGTGGTGAACAAGTGGGGCCAGACGCACGACATCCCCAACCTCTTCATTTCGGACGGCAGCCAGTACACCACCGGCGCGACGGAAAACCCGACGCTGACCATCGTCACGCTGGCCATCCGCCAGGCCGAGTACATCGCCGGGCAGATGCAGGCACGCGCCCTCTGATCGGATGACGGCCGGTTCGCGCCGGCCGCCATCCGACGGCCCCGGGCGAGGGCCGCGGGTCAAGAATCGCTCGATACAAGAGCAGTGCACCTCCCTCCTTGGCGCCGGCTCCGTCCGGCGTTCTTTTTTTGGTGTAGCGATCATGTGGATTGCAGATCGGCGGCAGTGCCGCAACATGGGCGCCGTGCAGCACCCGCGCCGCGGGCGCAGGCTGCAGGCGATAGTCCTTGCCCTGACTTTGCTGGCGGCGCAACCGGCCAGCAGCGAGCGGCCGATGACGGTGGACGACGCCGGCACCCTGGCGGCCGGCGGCGGCAAGCTGGAACTCGGCTGGTCGCGCGACGACGACCTGCGCGGGCTCGAACTGGCGGCAGGCTATGCGCCGCTCGAGAACTTGGAGCTGGAACTGGCCTACGCGCGTGGCCACAACCCGGCCCGCGACCCCTGGCGCAACCAGTGGAGCCGGGGCCTTGCCGTCAAGTGGGTGCCGCTGCAGCCGGAAACCGGGCTTGCCCTCGGCATCAGGTACGAAATCGTGCGCGAGGCGTTCGAGCCTGACGATGGCCCGCGTCGGTGGGGCCGCAGTCAGGGGCTGACCGGCCTGGCGAGCTGGCGCTGGGCGTCGGGCGAGGCGTTGCATCTCAATCTGGGCCGGGAATGGGGCCGTTTCGATGGCGACGACGAGGCGGTCACCACCTGGGGCGTGGGCGCCGAGCACGCCTTGTCGGACGGGTTGAGCCTGACGGTGGAAACCTACGGCGACAGCGGTAGCCGGCCGGACCGGGCCGCGGGCGGGCGTTACGAGGTCGCCGACGGCGTCAAGCTCTCGGCCGCCGTCGGTCGCGGCAATGATCGCAGCTTCTTCAACGCCGGCCTGACGTGGGAGTTCTGAGCGGCGGCAGCGCACCGGGCGCGGGCTGCCGCATCTGCAGCCGGAATTGACGCCGGGGCTGACGCGGGGGCAGAGTTGCTGCCATCCACGCCGCCACAATTGACAGTCCATGTCCGATCCGCGCCCCTTGCCCGAGCTGGTGTCCTTCATCGAAACCCTGGCCGAGCCGCACATCCTGTGCGACCGCAACTACCGCATCGTCGCCGCCAACGCGGCCTATCGCGGTTCTTGCGCAGCGGGGCGTGACGTCGTCGGGCGCACCTGCTACGAAGTTTCGCACCACTACAGCGTGCCCTGCGACCGTGCCGGCGAATCCTGCCCCCTGGCCAAGAGCCTGAAGTCCGGCCAAAGGGAGCGTGTGCTGCACCTGCACCATACCCCGCGCGGCGAGGAGTACGTGAACATCGAGCTGTCGCCGGTGCGCGATGCGGCAGGGGAGATCGCCTGGTTCATCGAGAAGATGGAGCCGATGCACGTTGCCCGCGGCGTGTCCGACCATCGCGGCCTGATCGGCCGCGCGCCGGCCTTCCAGCGCATGCTCGAACTGGTGATGCGGGTGGCGCCGTCGGATGCCAGCGTGCTGCTGCAGGGCGAATCCGGCACCGGCAAGGAGCTGGTGGCCGCTGCGGTGCACGAGGCCAGCCGGCGTGCCGACCGCCCCTTCGTCGTGGTCGATTGTTCCGGGCTGCCTGAAATGCTGTTCGAGAGCGAGCTGTTCGGCCACGAACGCGGCGCCTTCACCGGCGCGGTGGCGCGCAAGACCGGCCTGGTCGAAGCCGCCAGCGGCGGCACGCTCTTCCTCGACGAGGTGGGCGACATTCCGCTCGGCATGCAGGTCAAGCTGCTGCGCCTGCTGGAAACGGGAACTTATCGCCGGGTCGGCTCCACCGAGCTGCGCCGCGCCGACATCCGGCTCGTCTCCGCTACCCACCGGCCGCTGCAGCAGATGATCCGCGACGGCCGGTTCCGGCAGGACCTCTATTTCCGCATCAACACCTTTCCGATCACCGTGCCGGCGCTGCGCGAGCGGACCGAAGACCTGCCGCTGCTGGTGGCGTCGCTGCTCGAACGGGTGGCGCCCCATCGTGGTCTGGCGCTGTCGCCCGCGGCCCTGCGGGTGCTGGCCGCCTACCCCTTCCCGGGCAATGTGCGCGAACTGCGCAACGTGCTCGAACGCGCCAGCCTGATGTGCGATGGCGATCTGATCGGGCCGGAGCACCTCGCCGAGGAAGTGCGCCAGCCGCCTTCGCCCTCGATCCCCAGCGTTGGCGGCCCGGCCTTCGCGGCGGCAGACGAGGCTGCGCTCGACCTCGACGAAGTGCAGCGCCAGGCCTTGCTCCGGGCGCTGCGCAGCCATCGCGGCAGCCGGCGCGAGTTGGCGCGCAAGCTCGGCCTGAGCGAGCGCACGCTCTACCGGCGGCTGCGGGCGCTTGGCCTCGACCAGGCGCAGACGCTGCCAGACGACGCTGACATGGCTTGACGGAAATGGCGGTAGTGGCAGTGTCTGGCACCGCGACGAACGGCTTCAACCCTGCAAAACCGCGGTAACCGGGCGTTGGCACGGGGTTTGCAGAACGGGTGCTGAAGCGGGGCCGCGCCGCGGTCGCCACCCGATCGTCACCTCTGCGATCGCCAAACCCCTGGGACGGCGACAGCGCTACGGACAGGCTCCGGCGGTTCCGCTTCAACTTTCCGAACGATGCCGCCTGCAGGCCAGCCCCGGAGCCGTCATGTCTGCCTTTCTCGAAGATCGTCGCAAACTGTTGATTGCCACCACCGGTGCCGGCGCCGTGGCCACTGCCGCGACGGCCGTCCCCTTCGTCGCCAGCCTGACGCCGTCGGCCCGCGCCCGCGCCAGTGGCGCGCCGGTCGAGGTCGATGTCGGCAAGCTGGCCGTCGGCGAAATGATGACCGTCGAGTGGCGCGGCAAGCCGGTCTGGATCCTGCGACGCAGCCCGGCGATGCTGGCCGCGCTGGCGGAGCACGACGCCCGCCTGGCCGATGCAGCCTCGTCCGAGGCGCAGCAGCCCCACTACGCGACCAATCCGCATCGCTCGATCCGGCCCGAATTCCTGGTGGTGATCGGGATCTGCACCCACCTCGGCTGCTCGCCGTCGGAGAAGTTCGCCACCGGGGCGGGCGCCGGCATGGCGGCCGACTGGCCCGGCGGCTTTCTGTGCCCTTGCCACGGTTCGACTTTCGACCTTGCAGGGCGTGTCTTTCTCAAGCAGCCGGCGCCGACCAACCTCGAAGTGCCGCCCCACGCCTGGCTGTCGGATGCCGTCGTGCGCATCGGCGAGGCCGACACCGCTTCGGCCTGACCCCGTATCTTCCGACAAGGCTTATCCATGACGACTGTTCCCAAACTGCTGGTGATCGGCGGCGTGGCCGCCGGCGCCTCCTGCGCCGCGCGCGCCCGCCGCCTGCGCGAGGACGCCGAGATCATGATGATCGAGCGCGGCCCCGACGTCTCGTTCGCCAATTGCGGCCTGCCGTACTTCATCGGCGGCGAGATCGGCAGCCGCGAAGTGCTCGCGGTGCAGACGCCGGCCTCGCTGCAAAGCCTGCTCAAGCTCGATGTCCGCACCGGTTGCGAAGCCATACGGATAGACCGCGCCAACAAGCGGGTCGAGGTCCGCCACCTGGACAGTGGCAGCCCCGAGTGGCAGCACTACGACAAGCTCATGCTGGCGCCCGGCGCGGCGCCGTTGCGGCCGGCCCTGCCCGGCGTCGGCGACGCCCGGATCCATACGCTGCGCAACCTGCAGGACATGGACCGCATCGTCGCCGCCACCGCGTCCGGCATGCGCGCGGTGGTGGTCGGCGCCGGCTTCATCGGCCTCGAGATGACCGAGCAGCTGCATCGCCGGGGCTTGTCGGTGCAGTTGGTCGAGCTGCAGCCGCAGGTCTTTCCCCAACTCGACGCGACCATGGCGGCGCTGCTGGAGAGCGAACTGCGCCACCACGACGTCGGCCTGACGCTGGGCGATGCGGTGGCGCGCTTCGAGCCCCTGGAGGACGCCCTGCGCTGCCACCTTGCATCCGGCAAGACGCTAGATGCCGATCTGGTGGTGCTGGCCATCGGCGTCCGCCCAGACACCGATCTCGCCCGCGAGGCCGGGCTGCAGCTCGGTCCGCAGGGACACATCGTGGTCGACGAATTCCAGCGCACGTCCGACCCCGACATCTATGCCGCCGGCGATGCCGTGGAAGTCGCCGACCGCGTATCGGGCGGACGGACCGCCGTGCCGATGGGTGGCCCGGCCAACCGGCAGGGCAGGGTGGCTGCCGACCACATGTTCCGCCCCGACCTGGCACGTCCTTTCCCCGGTGCGCAGGGCACGGCCATCGTGCGTGCCTTCGGGGCGGTTGCCGGCATCACCGGCTGGAGCGAAAAACGCCTGCTTGCCGCCGGCACCCCCTTCGACACGGTCACCGTCAACGATCACCAGCACGCCACCTACTATCCCGGTGCACGGCCCTTGACGCTGAAGATCCTGTGGGATCCGGTGAGCGGCCGCCTGCTCGGCGCGCAGGCGAGCGGCTTCGAGGGCATAGACAAGCGCCTCGACGTGCTCGCCACCGCGATCACCGGCGGCCTTACGGTGGAGGACCTGTGCCATCTGGAGCTGGCCTACGCGCCGCCCTTCGGCACCGCCAAGGACGTGGTGAATCTGGCCGGCTTCGCGGCCTGCAACCGCCGCGACGGGCTCGTCAGCCACACCACCGCGCTGCCGACCGACCCCTGGGTGCAGGTGGTCGATGTCCGGCCCAGGCCGCTGGCCGAAGCCTATCCGGCGCCGGGCAAGGTCATCAACATTCCCTTCGCCACGCTGCGCGCCAATCTGGACAAACTGGACCGGAACCGGCCGGTGGTCACGCTGTGCGCGTTCGGCAAGATGAGCTATTTCGCCGCCCGCATCCTGCGCCAGCAGGGCTTTGCGGTCACGAGCTTCAGCGGCGGCCTCAAGGCCAACATCGATCCGCGCACGCCGGCCCGGCTGCCGAGCGTCTGAGCGCATCGGCCACGGCGCCGGCGGCAGTTGCTACCGGCGCCGTTCTCCCTCTTCAGTAGCGCATCTCGATGCCGACACTCTGCGCGCCTTCGCCGACATCGAAGGCGCTGTCGTCGAAGGCCGGCGGACCGATCACCGACGGATTGTTCGACAGCCCGTAGCCCTCGGTCGGGAACATGCCCAGGCGGCGGTTGAGTTCGCCGTTACCGTCTTCGTCGTGGTAGGCCATGATCGCGTAGCGCCCGGGCGGCACCTCAGTGAAACGGACCGTCACCGTGCCGGCCGCAGCCGGCACCTGCTCCACCGCGTAGGCCTGCGCTTCCTTGCGGAAAGTCTTGGGATCGGCGTAAAGGCCGACCCGGACGCTGCCGCGCGCATGCTGCACGCCGGCAAGACTGACCTCCAGCGGCTGGGCGGCGAAGACCGGGCTTGCGCCGAGGGTGAAAAGAAGGGCGGCAAGGCGGGGCAGGGGTGGCGTGGTCACGTCGGGGAATCCTCGGCTGGTGGAATGTCGCCGTGGTGGACGGTGTATGGGGGCGGGGGTTCCGGGCTGAGGGTGTACTGGGCCGTCGGGCTAGCGTTGCCGACCCTGAGTCCGCTTTCAGTTCTCTTGAAGGCTGACGTTTGGCTGTCAAAGCACCCATGCTAATATATGAAACGACTACTAATCATATATCCGGTATAAGCATGGGAATTCTGAAGATCTCCGAGCAGATGCACGAAAACCTGCGCTCCACCAGCGCTGCGCTCAGTCGCTCCATCAACGCGCAAGCCGAACACTGGCTTCGAGTCGGCATGTTGGCCGAACTCAATCCCACGTTGAGCTATGGCGACATCTGCCAGTTGCTGATTCAGGCACATCAGGCTGCGGATCTCATCCCGGCTGCCGTTCGGCCGGCCGTCGAGCCGGAGGCGGCGTGACGGTCAGGAACAACGTTCCCATCCGTTCGGACTCGGAGATCGGGATGGCGCGGCGCGCAGGCGCATTGGCGGCAGACGTGCTCAGGATGATTGCCGAGCACGTCAGGCCAGGCATTACCACGGGCGAACTGGACAGGATCTGCCACGACTACATCGTCGACGAATTGAAGGCCATCCCTGCCAACGTGGGCTACAACGGCTATCCGAACACCATCCTCACTTCCGTCAACCATGTCGTTTGCCACGGGATCCCTTCCTGCAAACGTCTGAAGGATGGCGACATCATCAACGTCGACGTCGCCGTCATCAAGGACGGCTGGTACGGTGATACCAGCCGCATGTATTTTGTTGGGGAACCGGGAATTCTTGCCAGGCGCCTGGTGCGCACGACCTATGAGGCGCTGCGCGCCGGCATTCTGGCGGTGCGCCCTGGCGCAACACTGGGCGATGTTGGCCACGCCATTCAGACCGTCGCGCACCGCGAGGGATTCAGCGTCGTGCGCGGCTTCTGCGGTCATGGCATCGGGACTGTCTATCATGACGAACCGCAGGTGCTGCACTTCGGCCGGCCGGGCGCGGGTCTGGTGCTAGAGCCGGGCATGATCTTCACTGTCGAGCCAATGCTCAATGCGGGCAGACCAGGGACGAAGCAGTTGGCTGACGGCTGGACGGTCGTGACGAAGGATCGCTCCCTGTCGGCACAGTGGGAGCACATGGTGGCCGTAACGGATGGCGGCTTCGAGATCCTGACTTCGTGGCCCGACGAATACGGGGACTATTCGCCCATCACTTCAGAAGTGTCGCCTTCGCCCGCTGCGGCGTGTTGACGCGGTGGCCTGTCGACGCGCACTGAAGCGGCGAGCCACGACATCCGGCCGCCGCGGTCCTCGACCGCCGGAGCAGGGCAAGGCCCGGCGTCAGGCCGGGCCAGCCAGTCCGACTCGACCAGACCTGACCAAACAAACCCGACTCAACCCAGCTGCGCGACCTTGGTCCGCGGGTTGGGCGGGTTGTTTTCGAAGTAGCGCTTGATTCCGCGCAGGATGGCGTCGGCCATCTTGTCCTGATAGGCGTCGTCGTTGAGGCGGCGCTCTTCTTCGGGAT encodes:
- a CDS encoding twin-arginine translocation signal domain-containing protein — its product is MSEHPVSLGALAAPRVTRRAFLKGSGLLVGTLWASSSALLALAPSRAWALELKSLDQATGEALLGFCRRIFPHDKLDDAVYALVVKELDAAAAKSPETRKLLVDGVATLAQLAGGNWAGAPLAKKDAIVASLAGKPFFLKVHGTAVVALYNNELAFAHFGYEGNAFQQGGGYLLRGFNDLKWLPNPSAQASPAPFGA
- a CDS encoding sigma-54-dependent Fis family transcriptional regulator codes for the protein MRDVSYRKSGARQAEAVQCGFGMQLAGNEDVALERATYSAWERFLTGEPLTPSAVDSPVLDSWTRSRAAGVNPVGRAAPVVARGDDMAPLRHRHRELMAASANLFAHTCDLLAGSRSIVLLTSPEGVVLDAAGDAATLEAARDIHLMTGGNWCEAVVGTNGIGTAIATRCPTHIHGAQHFCEGIKGWTCAAAPIFEPGTQDILGVLDISGPPQTYQRNNLLLAVSLAHQIEMVLSQSALGERLRLLEQCMGKLSLTDAAGMVAIDRQGRLIHSAGRVPLPVGVGERLPGFRPHADIEEWAEHLPEGLRPEWLHPVVSGGRTVGAVVLVPGRGVRGSPVARLAEQSSEADPRRSCFDSILGRSTAMQEATGLGRKLATKRVPVLVEGETGVGKELFARALHGGEHLGGPFITYNCGAASKELIAADLFGHVRGAFTGATNDGRPGRFELANGGTLCLDEIGEMPLDLQPVLLRALEEGIVYRLGDTQPRRVDVRLIAMTNRNLRDEVAAGRFRRDLYYRIGVTRLRIPPLREREGDLPLLATHFAEQLAERHGVARRQLGAEVLEALEAYCWPGNVRELRNVIESLLLMSSEPTVRLDELPEEILAAVPQRVRPPVPGVEPECASLEAAERCAIQKAVINFQGNLAQAARLLGISRSTLYRKVERYGLEDFVRAAGGNLEAEGGGAPD
- a CDS encoding molecular chaperone GroEL; its protein translation is MPNIMLHDDEARAALARGVAKMAKAVRGTLGPRGMNAIIDRPIGTPIISRDGVSIAAEIELEDPFENIGAQVLREVSRQTNEVAGDGTTTATVLADALVQGGLACVQAGAKPVELVKGLDLAVEETIAALKSMAIPVRGREDVFAVAVVAANEESTGALVAEALERVGPDGIVDVEYGTTVETTLDVLDGMAFDRGYLSHHMVTDVEKMQVVLDDPYILMTDQRLQSQEEIAVLQSLLAGSKRPLLIIAEEVAPACVVSLMAWREKTGVPVAAIHPPEYGHWRKSMLEDISIVTGGKVIARDLGGMLKDVTLADLGSARQVRISSNQTVISGGGGSHEAITARRKQVQRQYELAPQNIERDKFQDRLAKLTGGTALILAGGATPVEQKRRVLLIEDAIHAARAAIAEGIVPGGGVTLLQAAGRLEQLVANTSGGVQQGVRLLQRALSRPLYHIASNAGLDSDKVVEQAMRAEPGHGLDVRSGAFVDLVAAGVIDPVKVSYTAVRNAASVAGLILTTQTLVAKKPEIVDPTAGPATGGGAEHYGRD
- a CDS encoding VOC family protein; this translates as MPKPKLIHTMIRVLDLDKSLAFYRDALALEEAYRLDFPDFALAYLRNPENDFELELTLNKGRSEPYTHGTGYGHIAVCVDDVEAEHRRLVALGLLPTDVKSFRDGDALIARFFFIQDPDGYKVEVLERHGHYQ